The window AGATAGACAGGACGCGCCTGAGAGAGTGTTAAGGCGTGATTGATCGATTTATGACAGTTGCGATCTACAGCCACCATCTCATTAGCACCTACGGCACCTTGCGCCACGATTCTATTGGAGGTAGAAGAGCCCCCGACACCATAGAATGTCCAGTCAGCCCCAAACTCTTTTGCTGCGATCGCTTCTGATTTTTTCGGTGGTCCTTCATGGATCAGATAATCCCCCATCTCCGCCGTAGCAACACCAATATCGGAGCGGAACATATTCTCCCCATAAAACTTAAAAAACTCTGCGCCAACAGGATGTTTTAGATAAGCCATTCCCCCCATATGCCCCGGACAATCCCAGTAGTAATCACCATCTTCGGTAAACTCTTTTAAAGTCTTAAAGTAGGGTGGCAGCATCGCTTCATAGTGGCGACGAATTGCTCGGTCGATGCGATTGGCTAAAAAGGGAGGCGTTTCTGAATAGAGATAGATATACTCCTTCATCTCTTTAAGGAGATCGATCGGCAGATTATGAGTAATCGATTCAACCGAGAGGAGAAAGATGGGCGTTTCCGGATTTCTAGCGCGAAAAGTGGTTAAAAAGTGTAGAGCATCAACGGCATCTGTCTCTTTACCACCCCAAAAGAGTCCAACACCTCCAAAGTGAGGCGTCTGCGCAACGATTGCCGTTGCCTGTGGTAGAGATTCAACCACTGTAAATTGATACCCCAAAGCACTCAAAGCACTCTGTAACTCTTTCAATCGTTCATTGAGTCTATGGGAAGGATGATCGCTATAATCGGAAAAATCATTAATAAAAAGAATATCTCTATTATATTTCATCTTAAACTCCTCATTAAATGGATGAAGTCGTTATCTCATTAACAATATATAACAATTTCAGATAAAAATTTATATTGTTTTAGCGCATTTAAGCTCATTTTTAGGGATATTTACCTTAAATAAAGAAATCATGATATATGTCAACTTATACCAATAAATGAGAAAGATTTTCCGCTACCTGTGACAATTTTTGTTATGATTTGTTGTTCTGTACGTTAGTTTCACTAGACCCAAACAGCACATATTTTATGTGTTCTAATGGATACTATTTTACAGAAAGGGCTAAAGTGCCCAATATCCTTATTGGTGAATTCCATCACAATTCATCCTACTCATTGAGGATCACTTTCTCCCAAGGTATAAAAAATTGTGAAAATCTGTATCACTACTCATAATCACATCTCTTAAAAACAATAAACCTTAATGGGAGTATCCATTCAATTGCCGGCATAGCGCCGGCTTTTTGTTTTTTTGGGGGAGAAAACATTTTTAAACTTACGTATGTGATTAAATAAGGAAGATAATAACAAATTTATTATTTTTATAAGCCTCAAAGCTGTACTTTATTTCTGTACTTCATTTGTTAAGAATCAATACAAGATATAAGTTTTGTTCTGTTATTTAACGTTGTTGGTATCTCCAACGATTTATCACTTTTTCCATGTCTTTTAAATTAGAGGCTGCTTTTTGCCAGCCTAAATCAAAATCAATATCGCTTGATTTAGGAAGCTGATCTTTTTCTAAGTTTTTAATCATAATTCTGGAAGGTAGTGTTGCCGCCTCACCTAAAAATATAGCTTCTTGTCGGCGTAATCCTGATAACATCTTGGTTAAGCCTGTCATTGAGTCAGGCAAAATACTTTTGACATGTTCTCGATCAGTATCATTTGTTATACGCAAGACAATCCAAGAATTACATTGAGAGAGGACCGTAGCCTCTACCTCACTTGGACGTTGCGATATTAAAAATAATCCAACGCCATATTTTCTACCTTCTTTTGCGATTCTTCTAATTGCTGATTGAGCTGCTTCATATTGAGCCTCCCCTTTATTCGGGACATAACGATGGGCTTCTTCACACACAAGAAGAACAGGACTATTTTGTCTTTCCTCTTCTGACTGCCATACTTTTATTTGAAATATAATTCGGGCAATAGCGGCACTTGTAATTCCAGCAATTTCATTGGGTATGCCTGATAAATCTACTATTTGGATAGACGTCTCTGAGGTTAAAAATTGACTAAGAATACTAGGTAAAGGATCGGACTTGCCATCCCAACCTTTCATCATGAACTTTAATCTACCATCTTTTAAGAGAGAGCTAATTTTACGAATAACTTTATTGTAGTCTTCATGTTGGTTTTGACTTTTATTATTTGGACGCTGTTTATTTATTTCTCCAATTAAACCTTCTGTATATAGTTCATTATTTTTTTTCCCAAATTCATCTATGCCATTCGGATCTCCCAAAATATATGGGATGGGAGAATCGACTGTTAATAGACTTTTATCTAATAATAACTTATTTGCGGCTTGTTCACGGATTGCTATTAATGCGTTCTTAACTATATTAGATTGAGATGTAGCTGCGTACTCTGTCTTTCCTATAAATAAACTTATAGTTTCTTCAAGATCTAATAGCCAATAAGGAAGCTTTAATGATCCTTCATCTGTAGATAGGCGTTGATGATTTGGAAAAGATTTTCCATATTCATTATGAGGATCTAAGATAATAATCTGTGGATGCCAACGTTCATAGTGAGCAATATTCCCTCGTTCTAAGATGCTATGCAATACAGCTGAGACTGTTCCTGATTTTCCTGATCCTGTAGACCCTAATATTGCGGTATGCTTTCCAAGCAATTCATTAAGTTCAGCATAACAGGGGGATCCTGAACCAACATGCTCTCCTAAATGAATAATTGCACCTTGTGTATTACCATATATATATTTCAGTTCGGATTTTTGTGTAATGTAAATGGTTTGCTGGGGAAGTGGGTAAGTAGCAACACCTCTCTGAAATTCTAAAGAAGGGCTCTCATCTGCACCTATTCTCCACTCACCCTCACCGAATAGATCTGCCTCTATAATTCTTTCATCGGAAGATACAACAGGGATTCCATTCTCTAATTCGTAGTCAGCTTTCATTCGTAGGCGACTAACTAAACCATAAATTGATTTTCGCCCAAAATGTACTTTTATAATAGAACCAAACTGGCCTATAGGATAGTTTTCTCCCGCAAATACCCTAGATAGATCTAATAGTAGGGGGTCTAATTCTGCAATAATACGAGTACCATCAACTTCGATAATTTTACCGATAGCAAGATTATCAATAGGTTTAATAAGTTGGTTTATCATGTTAAATCCGTCCTTCTAAAATTTGAGTTAAATTTTCAAACTTCCACCATTTAATATCATTTTCAGAAATTATCTGTTGATCTGCATGATAAAATCCCTTATTAGCAAAAATTAATAATTGCTTGTTTATATCAGGATTATTATTCCAGTCTTTAATAATACCAGTTGGTTCATTATCGCTGATAAAAGCTAAGACAGTTAAATTACCTTTAGAGTTTTTGAGGCCTCTTTCAATTTCTAAATTGATGTGTGAATCTCCAAAACTATAACCACTAATTAATAAGACTTTTTGTTTTCCATTTTGAGGATTTAAAATACCTCTTGCTTTATGCATCAAGTATGCATATGGATCTAACTGCGTTTCTCTATATTTAGTAGATGCAGGCCATATCATTATTTTTGCTGACGGATCCTTTTGAAAGTTAAGTCGATTGTTAACTCTAAACGGAGTGAAAGAAGAAGGATCCTCTGACCAATTGATGGAACCATGTAGTTTTAAAACTTTAGCTTCTAAATCACTTTTTTCAAATACATCAGGGTTCCACCATCCTGATACTCCTCCCTCTAAGCCATCGGCATATTTTATTCTTGAAAGAGCTAAAGCATCTTCTATTAAAGTATCGTAATTCATCACTAGATAATCGATACATTCTGATGACTTTTTACCCGGTCGAATAGGTCGATGTAATGATTCAATAAATTTAATATGCGTATCAATTGTTACATCTTTATTTATCACAGAAAAGATGGCTAATTTAATTTCTTCGACAGCTTTTAATAATTGATCATGCTCATATCTTTTCTTATCGATCGAAATAGAGTTATCATCCACATTTCTATTAAAGCGACGGGCTGTAATGGCTAACCAATCAATTAATTCACTGAGGTAATCTTCAATATGAGCAGCGGGATTGGCTCCCTTAAACTTAGATTGAATAGCTTTTAAAATTTCTTTAGATGTGGTAGAGAGGCTCTCGTTTTTCAAGACCTCTTCCGTCAGCTTATTTGTTAAAGGCAATCCGGCGCAGAAACTTGCCCCTGCTCCTAATAAAACAATTTTAGAGTGGGTTAAAAGCTCTTCTAATTTGCGAATAACTTCTTTAAAATCATTTTTCTCAAAAATAGTGGTGTTTAATGACATAGAATCCTCTTTTGATATTCTGAACTTTATGGTCAAGTTAATATTATTTCCTAACAACCTCCCCAGTCGTGTTATTCATACGATATTGATTGATAGTCCCATCACTAATTTTTTTTACTACTTCTATAATAGTTTCTAAGGGGACATTAAACCATTCTTGTGGCTGATATCGACTTCCATCCTTACCTATTAAAGTGACTTTAAGCCTTTGAGCTTCGAGGAAAGTATGCGTTAATCTTTCAAGTTTATGAGGATTGACATGCCGGCATTCGAAAAACTTTACAAGCTCGACAGGCGCTTCTAGAAAAGCAATATCATTCTCGGCATTCTTAATTCGATCTTCAATCGTTGTGGTTGTAAAACCAATCTTATAAAGATTTTCGTATATAGCTAGGGAAGGGTTATTACTCAAAGAGCGTAAAATATAAAGATAACCTAATGGCTTATCTTTATGAGAGATATTAAGTAGAGACTCTGTTACGGCATCGGCTCCTTGTAAGATGCGCCGTCCATTATCTTCTTTATATAAAGAAGCTGCTAGTGATCTCATTAACATATTGGATTCTAATCCATTTTCAAAAATCAGACGCATTCTTGGGTTATGAACATCCTCTCGTTCACTCTCTTTAGCAATAGAATCAACAAAACAGGCAACTCCCTTAAGGATAAAAAAATCTCCCTCTCGTATTTGGGAATTATTACTAAACTTTTGTAATTGAAATTCTCCATCTTTAAGTTTTTGATGCATCTCAATGAATAACGGTTTAAATCTCCAAAAGTCAGGGCACTCTTTTCTCTCAGCTACGTCATCTGGCATCTCTTTATTTTGTTTGATCTTCGGTATATGTTTTAGCTCAAATATTCCGCTGTTATCTTTTAAAAGATCACCGGCAATATTAAAGATATCCTCTAAAGAAGTTACCTCTTCTGCTTTAGAAATGTTATTTTTTATGTTTATATCTTTATTTGTAGCTACTGAAGTCGCTTCCTTTGTAAGGAGGTTATGGTGATCCATCTGCCGTAATATATTATTATCAGAGTGCTTTTCAATAATACTATGTAGTGATTCTGCTAATATCATTTCAGTGATATCAGTACTTTCTACCTCGGGTAATCGAGATTTTTGATCAATGAATTGATTAATCTCATCAAATTTAGAGACTAAAGCACTTTGTATTTTATTGTTACTATTTTTAGGCTTAATATTTTTAAGCAGGCCATGCGGATCATTTTGACCACTGAGAATCTCCTCAAAAGTTAGGGAAGGGAGCTCATTTTTTATCCCATAGAGTTTCATTCTTACCCCTCCTGTTGTCTCTTTTCAGCATATTTTCTTTGGATATATAACAGTCCTTCCGCTAACCGACGCTCAATATTATCATTGCTATCCACATCTGGATGTCGATTATTATCAGCTATAAATTGATTAATTTTAGGCCAAAGCATCACAGCTTCTTCTTCCGTCATATTGATCTTTTGAGAAGCTAAAGTCTGTTGCAAAGTCTTTAAGAGTGTTGCATCTATGCTTTTAGAGAGAACTTCATAAGCACCTTGAAAAGGATTTACAGAAGCGATTAAGTCTACATTTAAATCATCCAGATTAATAAATCGATTACCAATATTGATAAATTGCTGCCCACTATAATCACTCGATGTAGGATGAGTGCCTCCTCTATTTGATGCTAATTCTCCCTCAACAATGGCATCTTCAGGTAGGGCATTACCTTCTATTATCCCTCCATTTTGCCGAATGAATAGACTGGTTAATAATCCTTGATGAATTTGATCAACTTCTTCCTCATTTAAATCGGGATGTAATTGTCGGATGATTTTAGGGATCATTAATTTATTCACAACTTCCGTTTCTATTAAACCTTGTTCAGACCAATAGGCTTGTTGCGCTTCTTGAGTATTTAATAGAGTTGCGAAAATATCATCAGTAGAACCATTTAAGATATCTAATACCTTTTTAGAGGGTGCTTTAGTTGTATCGTCTATTACAATAGTTCCTGGCGGTAAAGTCTCCCCTTCTACAACTGATGATCTTGGTCTAAAAGTGATATTCGGTTTTAGAATTTGTTCCATCAATAGAGAAGCACTAATGGCTTTTAACATCGTGTTTACAGAGATAACGACATCTTCATCAGTTGCATCAGGTTGTGGAATAAGATTAGTAAATTGTGCATGGGTTTTACCCTCGCAATCCCGTGTTGCACGGCCAATGATTTGTACTATTTCAGTTAGAGAGTTTCGGAACCCAACGGTTAATGCATGTTCACACCAAGGCCAATCAAAACCTTCTTTAGCCATCCCTAGAGCAATAATGATATCGATATCATTGGCATGATTTACATTGCGAAGATATTCCATAACAATAGGGCGCTCTTTACTATCATCAACAAGATCGGCTACTTTTATAAGCTTCCCATCATTATAACGCCTTAATGTCAAAATATGAGTGTCTGGGTCTTTTGATACAAACTCTCCAATCACATCATGGATATGTCCCACTTCTGCATATTTATTGCCTGTAGAAGCTGAAGAATTAACATGGGGTATATGAATTAATGTTTTTTGATTGGTATCTAAGACTTCTGATAGAGCATCAATATAACGCCCTTGATAGAAATGATATCCAATTCCAAGAGATTTCAGATATTGATAGCCATTGAGCTGTTCGTAGTAGGTGTAAGTCACTTTATCGAATTTAGCTTCATCTTCTGGTAATAAGATTGGTACCGAATCTCCTCTAAAGTAAGAACCTGTCATTGCAATAATATGAGCATTTGATCCATGCATTACTTCATCGATCAGTTTTCCGAGAATGTTTTCTTCACCTGCAGAAACATGATGAAATTCGTCGATTGCCAACACAGTATTATTAAAGTCTTGAGGCTCTAATTTTTTAAAAGCATGTCGTAATGTTGCGTGAGTACAGAGAATGATCGCATCTCTCGGTTGATTACTTTTGATAAACTCGATAAAGCGATCCACTTTACCGCTAGTTTCACTTTCGGTTAAACAGAGATTATTTTTATTTTCAATATGCCAATTAGTAAAAAAGCCATGGCTTGTAAGATCCGTATCTTTAAAAGAGCCTCCGATAGACATTTCAGGAACAGTAACAATAGCTTTACGGATACCTTGTCGATGTAACTTATCTAAAGCTAAAAACATTAAAGCTCTCGATTTACCTGATGCAGGTGGTGCTTTAATTAATAGATATTGACTATTGCGATAGGCGTAAGCTCTTGCTTGCATCTCTCGCATACCCATCGCATTATTTTGAGTGCTAGCACCTGTCTGCTCATAGGTGACTTCTACTAAATTGACAGTTTTGCTCATTTTATCTCCCCACTATTTTTTCTTTTTCTTATTTTTCTCTTCATTAATAAGTTTTTCATAGAGTTTAAATAGATATTCAACTCGTTCTGTACTATCTCGAAATGGTGCATCTCGGTAGAGTTTTTCAACAGCTCTATCGAGAGTCTCATGAGCTTTTAATAGATCTGCCGGCATTTTGTCTGGATCATAGAGTTCCGCTAAAGTCTTGTCCGGATAGCGAGCTCTAGCCCGTAAAATTTCTTTGGCAAGCTTTTCAATCTGTTCCCGGCGTTGAGGTCCGATATTTTGAGGCCAGGGGAAGGTGTTATATACAATGTTAGCTGAGTACCTGTAGTCTGACTTTAATCTACCAGCAATCAACCTCATCCAATCATTATGTATAATAGATGTTAATATACCAAAATCATATAATGTCCCATTATCAACAAATAAATTAGCATTAGTTGTAATAATATTGCTATTCATAAATCCTATAGGTATGTATTTTCTTTTTTCTGAGGTTGTTCTGGGTATTAAGATATAGTTTTCAGCTTTGGGAGTCCTAATTTCACCAAATAGGTGTGGTATATTTGCTAATTTTCTAGTTGATTTTTTTGTACTTAAAGCACGATAGCTTTGTATTTCACGAAATTTTTTTTCTAAAAGAGGGTGATTAAATAAGTGAATAGGAGGGGGATTTGTATGAAACCATAAGCACCATCGTTGAATATTATTTAAGTACTCTTGTGCCCCAACTATTTGAAAAATATATTGTTCAAGAGAAGGGATTTCAGATAGTAAATTATTTTTTTCATCTACGGATAATAATAATTCTCCATTATCGACAGGAATACTTCCGCAGATAGCTAGGTTAACCTTATTAATAGGATTAGATCTATTTTTAATGGCAATATTATTTCCTTCAGTTAAATAGGGACTAATGTTACTAACAGAGATTTGATGCCAATTTTTATTGATTTCTCGATAGATAAATTTATTCTTTTTTATGAAAGTATCTTTTTTAAAAGATAAGCCAATTATTACTACATATACAGAGGCTTTATCCTTGGCATTATTTGCCCATAAAAATGACTGATAAGCAAAGTCAATTTCCAAACCTAAGTCAAAAATAGGCTCCCATAATGGTGCAACTTGAATACCTTGACATATTGAGTTAGTTGCAACTAATGCCATTTTTGCATTCGTTTTTTGAATGTACTGAGCTCCAAGCCAAAACCAAGATGTTACATAATCAAGGGATTTAAAAGTTTTAAAGCCTTTAAATACAATTTCCATATCTTCAGATTGCTCTTCTGAACGGCTATTGACGCCACCAAAAGGTGGGTTACCGACAACGTAAACCTCCTCACCTTTGTTAGCTGGACAAAATCCTACCCAATCGGTTCTAAGGCTATTACCTTGAATAACATTTCCACTTTCATGTAAAGGGAGTGTTGGGATATAACTTTTTAAAGTTCGATTAAACTCATAATTCATCTGATGTTCTGCAAGCCATAAAGAGAGTAGGGCTATCTCGTGAGCAAAATCATCTATTTCAATGCCGTAGAAATGATTTAGCCGAATATTCGACATCATCATCTCAGGATCTTCATTCAAATCAGAAAGAGCTTGATAGATACGGATTTCTAATTTTCGAAGCTCTTTAAAGGCAATAATTAAGAAGTTTCCCGAACCACAAGCTGGATCAAATACCCGAATATTGCCTAAACGCAATAACAGTTCTTTAAGTTTCTTTTCGCTATGCCTGCTTTTGATAAATTCCTCTTCTAATTCATCGAGAAAAAGAGGGCGTAATACTTTCATGATATTAGGAACAGAGGTGTAGTGTTGCCCTAGTCGACGTCTTTGATTCTCATGAATTACCGCTTGGAACATCGATCCAAAGATATCCGGATTAATTTCAGACCAATTAAGAGAGCTGCACTCTAGTAACATCCTCCGAGTACGAGCGTCAAATTTAGGAATGGTCTCTTCATCCTCAAATAACTTACCATTAACATAAGGGAAGTCAGTGAGGTGAGATGGTGAACTTTGGCGTAAATCGGATGTAGGCTCACTATTTAAAATCGAGAATAGAGATTTTAAAAATGGCTTTAAATCTGAACCATCTGTTTTGGTATATTTAGCAACTGTATCGCTAAATTGGTTTTTCTTGAAAATGTCGGTATCTTCTGCGAAAAAACAGAATAATAGACGGGTTAAAAAGACATTGAGAGCATGAATCTCTTGGTCTGTAGTAAGATTGTTTTTATAACGTATTAGATCAAATAGCCTACTCAGTCGTTCTGCTGCCTTTACATCAGCGGGATTATCGGTATATTCAGCTCCTTTTTCATATCCAGCTAGCGGCAAAAAGAAACCATACTCTTTATGAAGCTCTGTAAAGGGGCAGTCGATCATCTCATCATTTTCAACATCATAAGCTAGGATGTCTTGATAATCGGTAATAATGATAAAAGCGATATTTTTGGATTGAATGATACTATTTTTCTTTAAAGTATCTAGTGTATCTAATAGCTTAGCTCCATC of the Ignatzschineria indica genome contains:
- a CDS encoding GIY-YIG nuclease family protein, with amino-acid sequence MKLYGIKNELPSLTFEEILSGQNDPHGLLKNIKPKNSNNKIQSALVSKFDEINQFIDQKSRLPEVESTDITEMILAESLHSIIEKHSDNNILRQMDHHNLLTKEATSVATNKDINIKNNISKAEEVTSLEDIFNIAGDLLKDNSGIFELKHIPKIKQNKEMPDDVAERKECPDFWRFKPLFIEMHQKLKDGEFQLQKFSNNSQIREGDFFILKGVACFVDSIAKESEREDVHNPRMRLIFENGLESNMLMRSLAASLYKEDNGRRILQGADAVTESLLNISHKDKPLGYLYILRSLSNNPSLAIYENLYKIGFTTTTIEDRIKNAENDIAFLEAPVELVKFFECRHVNPHKLERLTHTFLEAQRLKVTLIGKDGSRYQPQEWFNVPLETIIEVVKKISDGTINQYRMNNTTGEVVRK
- a CDS encoding class I SAM-dependent DNA methyltransferase; this encodes MAINQTELFDKLEKLTQNKDYDNFIFEFLHLYDFPKSTITRLKKTVSGDNDNINVALAPLEGEVANQKGIYFKPIKDGAKLLDTLDTLKKNSIIQSKNIAFIIITDYQDILAYDVENDEMIDCPFTELHKEYGFFLPLAGYEKGAEYTDNPADVKAAERLSRLFDLIRYKNNLTTDQEIHALNVFLTRLLFCFFAEDTDIFKKNQFSDTVAKYTKTDGSDLKPFLKSLFSILNSEPTSDLRQSSPSHLTDFPYVNGKLFEDEETIPKFDARTRRMLLECSSLNWSEINPDIFGSMFQAVIHENQRRRLGQHYTSVPNIMKVLRPLFLDELEEEFIKSRHSEKKLKELLLRLGNIRVFDPACGSGNFLIIAFKELRKLEIRIYQALSDLNEDPEMMMSNIRLNHFYGIEIDDFAHEIALLSLWLAEHQMNYEFNRTLKSYIPTLPLHESGNVIQGNSLRTDWVGFCPANKGEEVYVVGNPPFGGVNSRSEEQSEDMEIVFKGFKTFKSLDYVTSWFWLGAQYIQKTNAKMALVATNSICQGIQVAPLWEPIFDLGLEIDFAYQSFLWANNAKDKASVYVVIIGLSFKKDTFIKKNKFIYREINKNWHQISVSNISPYLTEGNNIAIKNRSNPINKVNLAICGSIPVDNGELLLSVDEKNNLLSEIPSLEQYIFQIVGAQEYLNNIQRWCLWFHTNPPPIHLFNHPLLEKKFREIQSYRALSTKKSTRKLANIPHLFGEIRTPKAENYILIPRTTSEKRKYIPIGFMNSNIITTNANLFVDNGTLYDFGILTSIIHNDWMRLIAGRLKSDYRYSANIVYNTFPWPQNIGPQRREQIEKLAKEILRARARYPDKTLAELYDPDKMPADLLKAHETLDRAVEKLYRDAPFRDSTERVEYLFKLYEKLINEEKNKKKKK
- a CDS encoding SIR2 family protein is translated as MSLNTTIFEKNDFKEVIRKLEELLTHSKIVLLGAGASFCAGLPLTNKLTEEVLKNESLSTTSKEILKAIQSKFKGANPAAHIEDYLSELIDWLAITARRFNRNVDDNSISIDKKRYEHDQLLKAVEEIKLAIFSVINKDVTIDTHIKFIESLHRPIRPGKKSSECIDYLVMNYDTLIEDALALSRIKYADGLEGGVSGWWNPDVFEKSDLEAKVLKLHGSINWSEDPSSFTPFRVNNRLNFQKDPSAKIMIWPASTKYRETQLDPYAYLMHKARGILNPQNGKQKVLLISGYSFGDSHINLEIERGLKNSKGNLTVLAFISDNEPTGIIKDWNNNPDINKQLLIFANKGFYHADQQIISENDIKWWKFENLTQILEGRI
- a CDS encoding ATP-binding protein — protein: MINQLIKPIDNLAIGKIIEVDGTRIIAELDPLLLDLSRVFAGENYPIGQFGSIIKVHFGRKSIYGLVSRLRMKADYELENGIPVVSSDERIIEADLFGEGEWRIGADESPSLEFQRGVATYPLPQQTIYITQKSELKYIYGNTQGAIIHLGEHVGSGSPCYAELNELLGKHTAILGSTGSGKSGTVSAVLHSILERGNIAHYERWHPQIIILDPHNEYGKSFPNHQRLSTDEGSLKLPYWLLDLEETISLFIGKTEYAATSQSNIVKNALIAIREQAANKLLLDKSLLTVDSPIPYILGDPNGIDEFGKKNNELYTEGLIGEINKQRPNNKSQNQHEDYNKVIRKISSLLKDGRLKFMMKGWDGKSDPLPSILSQFLTSETSIQIVDLSGIPNEIAGITSAAIARIIFQIKVWQSEEERQNSPVLLVCEEAHRYVPNKGEAQYEAAQSAIRRIAKEGRKYGVGLFLISQRPSEVEATVLSQCNSWIVLRITNDTDREHVKSILPDSMTGLTKMLSGLRRQEAIFLGEAATLPSRIMIKNLEKDQLPKSSDIDFDLGWQKAASNLKDMEKVINRWRYQQR
- a CDS encoding DEAD/DEAH box helicase; amino-acid sequence: MSKTVNLVEVTYEQTGASTQNNAMGMREMQARAYAYRNSQYLLIKAPPASGKSRALMFLALDKLHRQGIRKAIVTVPEMSIGGSFKDTDLTSHGFFTNWHIENKNNLCLTESETSGKVDRFIEFIKSNQPRDAIILCTHATLRHAFKKLEPQDFNNTVLAIDEFHHVSAGEENILGKLIDEVMHGSNAHIIAMTGSYFRGDSVPILLPEDEAKFDKVTYTYYEQLNGYQYLKSLGIGYHFYQGRYIDALSEVLDTNQKTLIHIPHVNSSASTGNKYAEVGHIHDVIGEFVSKDPDTHILTLRRYNDGKLIKVADLVDDSKERPIVMEYLRNVNHANDIDIIIALGMAKEGFDWPWCEHALTVGFRNSLTEIVQIIGRATRDCEGKTHAQFTNLIPQPDATDEDVVISVNTMLKAISASLLMEQILKPNITFRPRSSVVEGETLPPGTIVIDDTTKAPSKKVLDILNGSTDDIFATLLNTQEAQQAYWSEQGLIETEVVNKLMIPKIIRQLHPDLNEEEVDQIHQGLLTSLFIRQNGGIIEGNALPEDAIVEGELASNRGGTHPTSSDYSGQQFINIGNRFINLDDLNVDLIASVNPFQGAYEVLSKSIDATLLKTLQQTLASQKINMTEEEAVMLWPKINQFIADNNRHPDVDSNDNIERRLAEGLLYIQRKYAEKRQQEG